Proteins co-encoded in one Zootoca vivipara chromosome 3, rZooViv1.1, whole genome shotgun sequence genomic window:
- the LOC118082567 gene encoding histone H3-like centromeric protein A, protein MRRSRRKPSNPPSRRAPSTPPSGRGRRPSTPPSRGSPSTPSSGPGRHPGTSPRRGRSPQASPRRAPPAEQARRPRRRRYRPGQRAMLEIRKYQKSTSLLIPKLPFARMVREVCLDFTRGVDVLWQGTALLALQEATEAFLVYLLEDAYLCTIHGKRVTLQPKDIHLARRIRGIQGGLG, encoded by the exons ATGAGGCGTTCCAGGAGAAAACCCTCCAACCCTCCTTCCCGGAGGgccccctccacccctccctccggCAGGGGGAGACGCCCCTCCACCCCTCCTTCCCGGGGGTCCCCCTCGACCCCTTCCTCCGGCCCGGGGAGACACCCCGGCACATCTCCGCGCAGGGGGCGGTCGCCTCAAGCCTCTCCCCGCCGGGCGCCACCCGCAGAACAGGCACGGCGTCCCCGTAGGCGAAGGTACCGACCTGGCCAGCGAGCCATGCTGGAGATTCGGAAGTACCAAAAGTCCACCAGCTTGCTCATCCCGAAGCTGCCCTTTGCCCGCATGGTGCGTGAGGTCTGCCTAGATTTCACCCGGGGGGTTGACGTGCTATGGCAGGGAACGGCCTTGCTTGCTTTGCAGGAG GCCACCGAAGCGTTTCTCGTCTACCTGTTGGAAGATGCCTACCTCTGTACCATCCATGGCAAGCGGGTCACCCTCCAACCCAAGGACATCCATTTGGCTCGGCGGATCCGGGGCATCCAGGGCGGCTTGGGCTAG